The following are from one region of the Dreissena polymorpha isolate Duluth1 chromosome 2, UMN_Dpol_1.0, whole genome shotgun sequence genome:
- the LOC127866768 gene encoding kelch-like protein 26 isoform X2: MSAPHFTRLSAELTRLRENGNLLDTSIPTQTTSVALHGVVIALFSQEIRHKLTQTVKCDLSLVGYSHASVDNLVQFLYGGKITIGPECGEIIQTLHLDLTSDKTMPINLVSKDRRNTEEDANLELKYMRNLTFEMEVPRLLKAPRLLADVQIQIGSYIHRCHKVILSAMSEYFEVMFSSGMKEATNDIITLKGIKNYIFKDVLNYIYTGQISVNSGNAQAVLSTAVYLQITSLQSLCEQFLLPTIDNNNCVELWKFAETYNCVLLQTGCWDYILDHFLEIKTLKLVEKRTFAAFARIPLNPIPAQNLLK, encoded by the exons ATGTCAGCTCCACATTTTACCCGGTTGTCTGCTGagctgaccagactgagagaaaATGGGAACCTGTTGGACACAAGCATTCCGACTCAGACTACCAGCGTTGCTCTTCACGGGGTTGTGATCGCTTTGTTTTCACAAGAGATACGACACAAGTTGACCCAAACTGTAAAATGTGACCTCAGCTTAGTAGGTTACAGTCATGCAAGTGTAGACAATTTGGTACAGTTTCTGTACGGCGGTAAGATAACTATTGGACCCGAATGCGGTGAAATAATTCAAACTCTTCATCTTGATTTGACATCTGATAAAACCATGCCCATTAATTTAGTTTCTAAAGATCGTAGAAACACAGAAGAAGATGCTAATTTAGAATTGAAATACATGAGGAATCTCACCTTTGAAATGGAAGTTCCAAGGCTACTTAAGGCCCCAAGACTATTAGCAGATGTACAAATACAAATTGGATCATATATACATAGATGCCACAAAGTTATATTATCTGCAATGTCAGAATACTTTGAAGTTATGTTTTCTTCAGGAATGAAAGAAGCCACAAATGACATTATAACTCTGAAAGGGATCAAAAACTATATCTTTAAGGatgtattaaattatatttatacagGCCAGATCTCTGTAAACAGTGGAAATGCACAGGCTGTTTTATCAACAGCGGTATATCTTCAGATAACTTCATTGCAAAGTCTTTGTGAACAGTTCTTACTACCGACTATTGACAATAACAACTGTGTTGAGCTTTGGAAATTTGCTGAAACATACAACTGTGTTCTTCTTCAAACAGGATGTTGGGACTACATACTGGACCActttcttgaaataaaaacattgaaGCTG GTGGAGAAGAGAACCTTCGCAGCTTTTGCACGTATTCCGTTAAATCCAATTCCTGCTCAGAACTTGCTGAAATGA
- the LOC127866768 gene encoding kelch-like protein 3 isoform X1 → MSAPHFTRLSAELTRLRENGNLLDTSIPTQTTSVALHGVVIALFSQEIRHKLTQTVKCDLSLVGYSHASVDNLVQFLYGGKITIGPECGEIIQTLHLDLTSDKTMPINLVSKDRRNTEEDANLELKYMRNLTFEMEVPRLLKAPRLLADVQIQIGSYIHRCHKVILSAMSEYFEVMFSSGMKEATNDIITLKGIKNYIFKDVLNYIYTGQISVNSGNAQAVLSTAVYLQITSLQSLCEQFLLPTIDNNNCVELWKFAETYNCVLLQTGCWDYILDHFLEIKTLKLVKRLQLNDIQKLIKDDNLYVNSEYDVLQFVLKWIINNEGSGSLENLIMHIRLSHLETYELHYLLYHKFVEKNSQLCAQVKETIDIRNETMFSHHLPRKEKCLLVIGHDLHDNIEIQCYSLSGKSWYRLNSFPSFPYTNCMSRSVCSILSGSASCFNKTNVYFTGGEENLRSFCTYSVKSNSCSELAEMNEERCCHAIGCINDVVYVLGGKHRYGQYLEGCDPLCTIEKFDHKVNQWITLSVTLNIPVFDSVYACVKSKIFLFGGSNGEEYLKDIQCFDSALETCTTLHHQLPIPINLIFGAACTNNSDVYIVCENGNVIFFNEETSPKVFYRNQTKFVTYGAITVFHENKILVMSAFPMKGYNDTVERFDILCKNYDYYDETTLPFESHNYPLFAAVMHVDKMFLDRGRKGPMSFRYGMR, encoded by the coding sequence ATGTCAGCTCCACATTTTACCCGGTTGTCTGCTGagctgaccagactgagagaaaATGGGAACCTGTTGGACACAAGCATTCCGACTCAGACTACCAGCGTTGCTCTTCACGGGGTTGTGATCGCTTTGTTTTCACAAGAGATACGACACAAGTTGACCCAAACTGTAAAATGTGACCTCAGCTTAGTAGGTTACAGTCATGCAAGTGTAGACAATTTGGTACAGTTTCTGTACGGCGGTAAGATAACTATTGGACCCGAATGCGGTGAAATAATTCAAACTCTTCATCTTGATTTGACATCTGATAAAACCATGCCCATTAATTTAGTTTCTAAAGATCGTAGAAACACAGAAGAAGATGCTAATTTAGAATTGAAATACATGAGGAATCTCACCTTTGAAATGGAAGTTCCAAGGCTACTTAAGGCCCCAAGACTATTAGCAGATGTACAAATACAAATTGGATCATATATACATAGATGCCACAAAGTTATATTATCTGCAATGTCAGAATACTTTGAAGTTATGTTTTCTTCAGGAATGAAAGAAGCCACAAATGACATTATAACTCTGAAAGGGATCAAAAACTATATCTTTAAGGatgtattaaattatatttatacagGCCAGATCTCTGTAAACAGTGGAAATGCACAGGCTGTTTTATCAACAGCGGTATATCTTCAGATAACTTCATTGCAAAGTCTTTGTGAACAGTTCTTACTACCGACTATTGACAATAACAACTGTGTTGAGCTTTGGAAATTTGCTGAAACATACAACTGTGTTCTTCTTCAAACAGGATGTTGGGACTACATACTGGACCActttcttgaaataaaaacattgaaGCTGGTAAAGCGATTGCAGTTAAATGACATTCAAAAGTTAATAAAAGATGACAATTTATATGTTAATAGTGAATATGATGTGCTTCAGTTTGTTTTGaaatggattataaacaatgaagGCTCTGGGTCTCTTGAAAATTTGATTATGCACATAAGACTTTCACACTTAGAAACTTATGAGCTGCATTATCTTCTATACCATAAATTTGTAGAAAAAAATTCACAACTATGCGCACAAGTGAAAGAAACTATAGATATAAGGAATGAAACCATGTTTTCTCATCACCTACCACGTAAAGAAAAATGTTTGTTGGTAATTGGACACGACTTGCATGACAATATTGAAATACAATGCTACAGCTTGTCAGGCAAATCTTGGTATCGACTGAACTCCTTTCCGTCCTTTCCGTATACAAACTGTATGTCTAGGTCCGTGTGTTCAATTCTGTCCGGCTCTGCTTCCTGCTTTAACAAAACCAATGTCTATTTCACAGGTGGAGAAGAGAACCTTCGCAGCTTTTGCACGTATTCCGTTAAATCCAATTCCTGCTCAGAACTTGCTGAAATGAATGAGGAACGCTGTTGCCATGCTATAGGGTGTATAAATGATGTTGTATATGTTTTGGGTGGGAAACACCGGTATGGCCAGTATTTGGAGGGATGTGATCCACTATGCACTATTGAAAAATTTGACCACAAAGTAAACCAATGGATTACACTTAGTGTTACATTAAATATTCCAGTATTTGATTCAGTCTATGCTTGTGTTAAATCTAAAATATTTCTGTTTGGAGGTTCAAACGGAGAAGAATACTTGAAGGACATTCAGTGCTTTGATAGCGCGCTTGAGACGTGTACGACCTTGCACCATCAGCTTCCTATCCCTATCAATCTCATCTTTGGAGCTGCCTGCACAAACAACAGCGATGTGTACATCGTTTGTGAAAATGGAAACGTTATCTTTTTCAACGAAGAAACATCACCGAAAGTTTTTTACAGGAACCAAACAAAATTTGTGACGTACGGCGCCATCACTGTTTTCCATGAAAATAAGATCCTCGTCATGAGTGCTTTTCCAATGAAAGGCTATAATGATACCGTAGAGAGGTTTGATATTCTCTGCAAGAACTACGATTATTATGATGAAACAACACTTCCTTTTGAAAGCCACAATTATCCACTTTTTGCTGCTGTCATGCATGTAGATAAAATGTTTTTAGACCGTGGGCGTAAAGGCCCCATGTCGTTCAGGTACGGAATGAGATAA